One genomic segment of Pirellulales bacterium includes these proteins:
- the tsaB gene encoding tRNA (adenosine(37)-N6)-threonylcarbamoyltransferase complex dimerization subunit type 1 TsaB, which yields MRILAIETSGHAGTVALLEDYLLAGEASLATDKRSARTLAPAIRDTLQSAGWQAADVRLVAVAVGPGSFTGLRIGVTTAKTFAYAVKAEVVAVNTLEVIAAQAPAEVNRLSVVLDAQRQQVFAGDFTRGADGLFEWNGSTAVVECDLWLAELRPSIAVSGPGLQKLAARLPSHIRTISPTLWLPRAATVGQLGWHRYQSGQRDDLWRLVPQYFRRSAAEEKLERSKDVHDADRAGET from the coding sequence GTGAGAATCCTGGCGATCGAAACGAGCGGTCACGCGGGAACCGTCGCGCTGTTGGAGGACTACTTGCTCGCCGGCGAAGCCTCCCTGGCGACGGACAAGCGGAGCGCCAGAACGCTTGCCCCCGCCATCCGCGACACGCTTCAATCGGCCGGGTGGCAAGCGGCGGATGTTCGCCTGGTTGCGGTGGCAGTTGGGCCGGGGTCGTTCACCGGCTTGCGGATCGGCGTCACGACGGCAAAGACTTTCGCGTATGCCGTCAAGGCCGAAGTGGTTGCGGTCAACACGCTGGAGGTCATCGCCGCCCAAGCGCCGGCTGAAGTCAACCGGCTCTCGGTCGTGCTCGACGCTCAAAGGCAACAGGTCTTCGCCGGCGACTTTACGCGCGGCGCCGACGGGCTGTTTGAATGGAACGGCAGCACAGCGGTCGTCGAATGCGATCTATGGCTGGCCGAACTGCGGCCGTCGATTGCCGTCTCGGGTCCCGGTTTGCAAAAGCTCGCGGCTCGACTTCCGTCGCACATTCGTACGATCTCCCCAACGCTTTGGTTGCCCAGAGCGGCCACTGTCGGACAACTCGGATGGCACCGCTACCAGTCCGGACAGCGCGACGACCTTTGGCGCCTCGTTCCCCAATACTTCCGCCGCAGCGCGGCCGAAGAGAAACTAGAACGAAGCAAGGACGTCCACGATGCCGATCGCGCAGGCGAGACCTAG
- a CDS encoding metallophosphoesterase family protein, with protein MKRALISDIHSNLEAFQAVLADISQQGIKEIYCLGDIIGYGPNPVECIDLVMKCDFCLLGNHDQGALFDPEGFNSGAERAIFWTRAQLENSHGTATEKVRRWEFLGELPRNRRENSYLFVHGSPRNPLNEYVFPEDIYNQRKMEKLFSLVEKYCFQGHTHVPGVFTQSMNFLSPEDIGETYKLGEEKVMINVGSVGQPRDGNRKGCYVVLDDSTVTFRRVEYPAEVTRQKIYDIPELDNFLGDRLLEGR; from the coding sequence GTGAAGCGGGCTCTGATCAGCGACATCCACAGCAACCTGGAGGCCTTCCAGGCCGTGCTGGCCGACATCTCTCAGCAGGGGATCAAAGAAATCTACTGCCTGGGAGACATTATCGGCTACGGGCCGAACCCCGTGGAATGCATCGATCTCGTGATGAAGTGCGATTTCTGTTTGCTGGGCAACCACGATCAGGGAGCGCTCTTCGATCCGGAGGGATTCAATTCGGGTGCGGAGCGGGCCATTTTTTGGACCCGCGCCCAGCTTGAGAATAGCCACGGGACGGCCACCGAGAAAGTCCGCCGGTGGGAGTTCCTGGGAGAGCTGCCGCGGAACCGCCGCGAGAACAGCTATTTATTCGTTCATGGATCGCCGCGCAACCCTCTCAATGAATACGTTTTTCCCGAGGATATTTACAACCAGCGGAAGATGGAGAAGCTCTTCTCGCTCGTCGAGAAGTATTGTTTCCAAGGGCATACGCACGTGCCTGGCGTGTTTACGCAGAGCATGAATTTTCTGAGCCCCGAGGATATCGGCGAGACCTATAAGCTTGGTGAAGAAAAGGTGATGATCAACGTCGGCTCGGTTGGACAGCCGCGCGACGGCAACCGCAAAGGTTGTTACGTAGTCCTCGACGATTCGACGGTGACCTTCCGCCGGGTCGAGTATCCGGCTGAGGTCACTCGCCAGAAAATCTACGACATTCCGGAATTGGACAACTTTCTCGGCGATCGCTTGCTGGAAGGCCGGTGA